The Bacillus sp. Bos-x628 genome segment GTACAGCGCCAGATAGCAAGGAAGGCATGGCCAAAGGAATGGTGATGAGGGTAAAGACTTGGATCGAATGAGCACCATCTACTTTTGCAGCGTCTTCAATGTCTGCATCAATCGTAGAAAATCCTGCTTTGGCTGATTGATACATGAGCGGACATGCGACGACAGTCGATGCAATGACAGCAGCCCACCATGTGAAAATGACAGGTTGATGAAAGAGCCATTCAATGGCACTGCCAATGACACTATGTTTTCCAAAAATGATGAGCAATAAAAAGCCTACCACTGTTGGTGGAAGAACGAGCGGCATCATCAGGAGCGTTTCAACGATCATTTTTCCTTTGAAGGATGTTCGGGCCATCCAAAGGCCAATAACCGTTCCAAATAGTGTGGCTAGTATGCCGCTAACCACTGCAATTTGAATGGACAGCCAAATAGGCGAAAAAAATTCTTCATTCAACATAGACATTACCTAACTTGAAAACCGTACTTTTGAAAAATAGATATGGCTGTATTTGATTGAAGAAATTGATAAAATATTTTTGCCTCATCTTTGTGTTCTGTCTCATTCACAATCCCAACTGGATAGACAATTGGAGAATGCATATCCTCATTTGCCTCATCTACAATCTTTACTTTTTTGGAAACAAGGGCATCTGTCTTATAGACAATACCTGCTTCTACATTGCCTGTTTCCACATAGCTTAACACTTGACGCACATCCTTACCGTATACGGCTTTTCCTTTCACCTGATCCCATATGTTCATTTTTGTGAAGATTTCTTTTGCATATGTACCAGCAGGCACAGATTCAGGTGTGCCAAGAGCGATTTTCCCCTTGAGGTTCTGGACATCGTTAAATGTTTTGATAGAAGAAGGGCTTTCTTTCGGAACAATGAGCACAAGTTCATTTTGAATGGCATCTTTCGTTTGATTCTTGTCGATGTCGCCTGATTGTACAAGTTCATCAAATGGCTCCTCAGCAGCTGAGAAAAAGATATCGACTTTTGCGCCTTGAGCAATTTGCTGCTTCAATGCACCGGATGCCCCAAAATTATTGGTTAATTTTACGTTCGGATGTTGATCTTCAAAGGCTGATTCAATTTCTTTTAGTGCATCTTGCAAGCTTGCTGCAGCTGAAATAACAAGCTCCGTCTTCTTGTTTGAATCTGATAACTTCATCACTGCTTGGCATCCAGTCAAGAGTATACAGATGGTGATGAAAGGTAAAAATACATACTTCATGTTCACACCTCTAACGATTAAATATCAATGCTTATCCCTTATTATAATCATACTGATTTGACCATTCATAGGCTTTCAGCAAAAAATGGGATCATCTCATGGCAAGAAGGAGCCGTTAGTGCTTGATGTACTATTAAAAAAATAACAAACAAAAAACGCCATTTGGCGGCGTTTAATGCTGATAAAAACGAAGGAGATTCCCATTAATGACTTTATCTGATAAGGACAGCTCTTTATTGGCTTTATCAATATAAGGCTGACACACCTCATCATTTTCAACAGGTTCACGTGTTTTTTGATCATAGCAAGTGTTTTTCGTATAAAGATAATCGTCTGTGATAAAGTTCCCGTTTCTCAGAACAGCGAAAGGCATCCGTTCGTTTGAGAACAGGTCGTTGCCAAATTGAATCGAATCTTTTGACTCAATGCCAAGCAGGTGAAGGAGTGTCGGTTTGACGTCCATTTGCCCAGCCGTTTTAGATATTTGTTCTGGTGCTTGATCAGTAACACCGGGTATGTAGATTAAAAACGGAACACGCTGAAGTTTGACAGCATCAAACGGAGTGATTTCATCCTGATTCAGAAGCTCAGCCATCGCCTCATGATGCGCTTCTGAAATCCCATAATGATCACC includes the following:
- the modA gene encoding molybdate ABC transporter substrate-binding protein, producing MKYVFLPFITICILLTGCQAVMKLSDSNKKTELVISAAASLQDALKEIESAFEDQHPNVKLTNNFGASGALKQQIAQGAKVDIFFSAAEEPFDELVQSGDIDKNQTKDAIQNELVLIVPKESPSSIKTFNDVQNLKGKIALGTPESVPAGTYAKEIFTKMNIWDQVKGKAVYGKDVRQVLSYVETGNVEAGIVYKTDALVSKKVKIVDEANEDMHSPIVYPVGIVNETEHKDEAKIFYQFLQSNTAISIFQKYGFQVR
- the modB gene encoding molybdate ABC transporter permease subunit translates to MSMLNEEFFSPIWLSIQIAVVSGILATLFGTVIGLWMARTSFKGKMIVETLLMMPLVLPPTVVGFLLLIIFGKHSVIGSAIEWLFHQPVIFTWWAAVIASTVVACPLMYQSAKAGFSTIDADIEDAAKVDGAHSIQVFTLITIPLAMPSLLSGAVLSFARALGEFGATFMFAGNIPGKTQTLPTAIYVAIDSGRMELAWAWTICIVILSFFMLLAVRSRTP